A stretch of the Papaver somniferum cultivar HN1 chromosome 6, ASM357369v1, whole genome shotgun sequence genome encodes the following:
- the LOC113291568 gene encoding protein WEAK CHLOROPLAST MOVEMENT UNDER BLUE LIGHT 1-like: MAAQSLNSELKNQKSALVTLRQREGIATVMVASLEDDLKNITLDLGVVQMKEKDARENMTTVADLPKKLQEATQAKLLAETANKELQKARKEVDEVKASSNTMKSRMIAVQREIEASKESERLALEAVKALQQSQLAAATNSGDGNFTISTVTLSIEEYYTLSKQTYEAEERARRKVEAAVSQIEFAKESELRTLAKLEEVNREISLKKEELKNAMREAEKAEGGKLSMEQKLRQWRAQQEQQRRNGDDDQEIARSLSTTAAADKNATSILAVLDKSNSVAGSETGTDSSPDKEGRKKKKKRLFPRIMMFFSKKNTLTPESSVL; encoded by the coding sequence ATGGCTGCGCAATCACTTAACTCAGAGCTCAAAAATCAAAAGTCTGCACTTGTCACCTTGAGACAGAGAGAAGGAATTGCAACTGTAATGGTTGCCTCTCTTGAGGATGATTTAAAGAACATCACATTAGATTTGGGTGTAGTGCAGATGAAGGAAAAAGACGCGAGAGAAAATATGACTACCGTGGCGGATCTTCCAAAGAAACTGCAAGAAGCAACCCAGGCGAAGTTACTTGCTGAGACTGCTAACAAAGAATTGCAGAAGGCAAGGAAAGAAGTCGATGAAGTGAAGGCAAGTTCAAATACCATGAAGAGTAGAATGATTGCAGTTCAGAGGGAGATAGAGGCTTCCAAGGAATCAGAGAGGCTGGCCTTAGAGGCAGTCAAGGCATTGCAGCAGAGTCAGTTGGCAGCTGCCACAAATTCTGGTGATGGCAACTTTACCATTTCCACGGTGACGCTTTCTATAGAGGAATACTACACACTGAGCAAACAGACTTATGAAGCAGAAGAAAGAGCAAGGAGAAAAGTTGAAGCTGCTGTTTCCCAAATAGAATTCGCCAAGGAATCTGAACTAAGAACCCTGGCAAAACTAGAAGAAGTGAATAGAGAGATAAGTTTAAAGAAGGAGGAATTGAAAAATGCAATGAGAGAGGCTGAAAAGGCTGAGGGGGGAAAACTGAGCATGGAGCAGAAGTTAAGACAATGGAGGGCGCAACAAGAGCAACAACGAAGAAACGGTGATGATGATCAAGAAATCGCGAGAAGCCTTTCAACAACTGCTGCTGCCGATAAAAATGCTACTTCAATCCTAGCTGTGCTGGACAAAAGTAATAGTGTGGCTGGAAGTGAGACAGGTACGGACTCTTCCCCAGACAAAGaaggaaggaaaaagaagaagaaaagactgTTTCCACGAATTATGatgtttttttccaaaaagaataCTCTTACACCAGAATCTTCAGTTTTATAA
- the LOC113289499 gene encoding photosystem I chlorophyll a/b-binding protein 5, chloroplastic-like, whose translation MVVAMGSRGTLLPTSSSSLFSTFSNKNTYRNPSPFVSSPARSSTRFARTCVRAQERPTWLPGLDPPAYLNGTLAGDYGFDPLGLGEDPESLKWYVQAELVHARFAMAGVAGILLTDLLRVTRLVNLPIWYEAGAVKFEFASTTTLIIVQFLLMGFVETKRYMDFVSPGSQAQYGTFFGIEAALEGSENGYPGGPLFNPLGLARDAESARVWKLKEIKNGRLAMMAMLGFFVQANVTHAGPIDNLVKHLSNPLHATIIQTLAGSGS comes from the exons ATGGTTGTTGCAATGGGAAGTAGGGGAACCCTTCTGCCTACCTCTTCTTCATCCTTATTCTCTACCTTCAGTAATAAGAACACATACAGAAACCCGTCTCCTTTTGTTTCCTCTCCAGCAAGATCTTCAACAAGATTTGCTCGAACCTGCGTCCGTGCCCAAGAACGCCCAACCTGGCTTCCTGGACTCGACCCACCTGCTTACCTCAACGGAAC TCTTGCTGGAGATTATGGTTTTGACCCACTTGGACTTGGAGAGGATCCAGAAAGTTTAAAGTGGTATGTACAGGCAGAGCTTGTACATGCTCGCTTTGCAATGGCTGGTGTAGCCGGAATTCTACTCACCGAT TTACTTCGTGTTACAAGGCTCGTCAACCTTCCAATCTGGTATGAAGCAGGAGCTGTAAAGTTTGAGTTCGCCAGTACAACGACGCTCATAATTGTGCAGTTTCTTCTGATGGG GTTCGTCGAAACCAAAAGGTATATGGATTTTGTTAGTCCTGGATCCCAAGCACAGTACGGAACCTTCTTCGGCATTGAAGCAGCCTTAGAAGGATCCGAAAACGG CTACCCTGGTGGTCCATTATTCAACCCTCTTGGTCTGGCTAGAGATGCAGAAAGTGCCCGAGTCTGGAAACTCAAAGAGATTAAGAATG GACGTCTAGCAATGATGGCAATGCTTGGCTTTTTTGTCCAAGCGAATGTGACTCATGCAGGTCCAATTGACAACCTCGTCAAACATCTTTCTAATCCTTTGCACGCAACTATTATTCAGACTCTTGCTGGCTCTGGTTCTTGA
- the LOC113289500 gene encoding protein CYPRO4-like, translated as MGAASSREELEISDSDSDENYEDVEEEHEKEEEIEQKKSSSTSSGIKKPIDEIDEKLKALKLKYSSSSNKKAYSKNSVKLYLHIGGNTPNSKWITSEKLTTYSFVKSYDEDDDEEEGIWVLKIGSKIKAKVGTELQLKPFGDQCRVDFVSDGVWAVKFFDNESFRSFLSEFHDCLFENVYGFEATEENKVKVYGKDFMGWAKPEVADDSAWENAEDSLPSNSYVSDRSNQDLMEEFEEEANAGGGGIQSLALGALDNSFLVNNSGIQVVKNYSRGIHGKGVYVKFDSGGGNSSSRIESSSSGYLTPKKALLMRAETNMLLMSPNTEGKPHATGLHQLDIETGKIVTGWKFDKDGVDITMRDITNDSKGSQLDPSESTFLGLDDNRLCRWDMRDRKGMVQNVANANTPVLHWSEGHQFSRGTNFQCFATTGDGSIVVGSIDGKIRLYSTTSMRQAKTAFPGLGSPITHVDVTFDGKWILGTTDTYLILICTLFTGKDGKTKTGFEGRMGNKIPAPRLLKLLPLHSHSAGADNKFHGGQFSWVTENGKQERHLVATVGKFSVIWNFQQVKNSAHSCYHNQEGLKSCYCYKIVPKDESIIDSRFMHDKYAVTDSPEAPLVVATPMKVSSISMSGGSRKR; from the exons ATGGGTGCTGCATCAAGTCGTGAAGAATTGGAGATTTCAGATTCAGATTCAGATGAAAACTACGAAGATGtcgaagaagaacatgaaaaagaagaagaaattgaacaaaagaaatcttcttcaacttcttcagGAATAAAAAAACCAATTGATGAGATTGATGAGAAACTCAAAGCCCTAAAATTGAAgtattcttcttcatctaataaaaAAGCCTATTCAAAGAATTCAGTCAAACTGTATCTTCATATCGGAGGTAATACACCTAATTCTAAATGGATCACATCAGAAAAACTCACTACTTACTCCTTTGTTAAATcatatgatgaagatgatgatgaggaggaagggATTTGGGTTTTGAAAATTGGTTCAAAAATTAAAGCAAAAGTTGGTACAGAATTACAATTGAAACCGTTTGGTGATCAGTGTCGTGTTGATTTTGTTAGTGATGGTGTTTGGGCTGTGAAGTTTTTTGATAATGAAAGTTTTAGAAGTTTTTTATCTGAATTTCATGATTGTTTGTTTGAGAATGTTTATGGGTTTGAAGCTACTGAAGAAAATAAGGTTAAAGTATATGGGAAAGATTTTATGGGTTGGGCTAAACCAGAAGTAGCTGATGATTCAGCTTGGGAAAATGCTGAAGATAGTTTACCTAGTAATAGTTATGTTTCTGATAGGAGTAATCAAGATTTAATGGAGGAATTTGAAGAAGAAGCAAATGCTGGTGGGGGTGGTATTCAGAGCTTGGCACTGGGAGCGTTGGATAATAGTTTTCTTGTGAATAATTCTGGTATTCAGGTTGTTAAGAATTATAGTCGTGGGATTCATGGGAAAGGGGTTTATGTGAAATTTGATAGTGGTGGTGGGAATTCGAGTTCGAGGATTGAGTCCTCGAGTTCTGGGTATTTGACACCTAAGAAGGCTCTTCTAATGAGGGCTGAAACTAATATGCTTCTTATGAGTCCTAATACTGAAGGAAAACCTCATGCAACTGGTCTACATCAGTTGGATATTGAGACAGGGAAGATTGTCACAGGATGGAAATTCGATAAAGATGGAGTTGATATCACTATGAGAGATATAACTAATGATAGTAAAGGGTCACAGTTAGATCCCTCAGAATCGACATTTTTGGGTTTGGATGATAATAGGCTATGTCGATGGGATATGCGTGACAGAAAAGGGATGGTTCAGAATGTTGCAAATGCAAATACACCTGTTTTGCATTGGAGTGAAGGGCATCAGTTCTCAAGAGGGACTAATTTTCAGTGTTTTGCAACTACTGGAGATGGCTCAATTGTCGTTGGGTCTATTGATGGGAAGATACGTTTGTATTCGACTACTTCTATGCGTCAAGCAAAAACGGCATTTCCAGGACTTGGTTCACCCATTACTCATGTGGATGTTACTTTTGATGGGAAATGGATATTGGGTACAACTGACACTTATTTGATCCTTATTTGTACCTTGTTCACTGGGAAAGATGGCAAAACAAAGACTGGTTTCGAAGGTCGCATGGGAAACAAAATCCCTGCTCCAAGATTGTTGAAGCTACTTCCTTTGCATTCTCATTCTGCTGGTGCTGATAATAAATTCCACGGAGGTCAATTCTCATGG gttACTGAAAATGGAAAGCAGGAGCGTCACTTGGTGGCAACAGTTGGCAAGTTCAGTGTCATATGGAACTTTCAGCAAGTAAAGAACAGTGCTCACTCGTGCTACCATAACCAAGAGGGTCTCAAGAGTTGCTACTGCTACAAGATCGTCCCCAAGGATGAATCTATCATTGACAGCCGCTTCATGCATGATAAATATGCAGTTACTGATTCTCCTGAGGCGCCACTAGTTGTTGCAACCCCAATGAAAGTCAGCTCCATCAGCATGAGTGGCGGTAGCAGAAAGAGATGA